A single region of the Chionomys nivalis chromosome 5, mChiNiv1.1, whole genome shotgun sequence genome encodes:
- the Prelp gene encoding prolargin, giving the protein MRASFFWLLPLLLILASVAQGQPTRPKPGIRRKPKPRPTPSFPQPHEPAEPVEPTDLPPPLPPGPPSVFPDCPRECYCPPDFPSALYCDSRNLRKVPVIPPRIHYLYLQNNFITELPLDSFKNATGLRWINLDNNRIRKVDQRVLEKLPGLAFLYMEKNQLEEVPSALPRNLEQLRLSQNHISRIPPGVFSKLENLLLLDLQHNRLSDGVFKADTFQGLKNLMQLNLAHNILRKMPPKVPPVIHQLYLDSNKIETIPKDYFKNFPNLAFIRMNYNKLSDRGLPKNSFNISNLLVLHLAHNKISNVPAINNKLEHLYLNNNSIEKINGTQICPNNFVTFHDFSSDLENVPHLRYLRLDGNFLKPPIPLDLMMCFRLLQSVVI; this is encoded by the exons ATGAGGGCATCCTTCTTCtggctcctcccacttctcctcATCTTGGCCTCAGTGGCCCAAGGCCAACCAACAAGACCAAAGCCTGGGATCAGGCGGAAACCCAAGCCAAGGCCCACACCCAGCTTTCCTCAGCCCCACGAGCCAGCGGAGCCTGTAGAGCCGACAGACCTTCCTCCACCCCTTCCTCCTGggcctccctctgtcttccctgaCTGTCCTCGGGAATGCTACTGCCCCCCTGACTTCCCATCAGCCCTCTACTGTGACAGCCGAAACCTTCGCAAGGTCCCTGTCATCCCACCCCGCATCCATTACCTTTACCTGCAGAACAACTTCATCACCGAACTCCCTCTGGACTCTTTCAAGAACGCCACAGGCCTGAGGTGGATTAACCTGGACAACAACCGGATCCGCAAGGTGGACCAAAGGGTGCTGGAGAAGCTCCCGGGCCTGGCATTCCTCTACATGGAGAAGAATCAGCTGGAAGAGGTGCCGTCAGCTCTGCCCCGGAACCTGGAACAGCTGAGACTGAGCCAGAACCACATCTCCAGGATTCCACCCGGTGTGTTCAGTAAGCTCGAGAACCTCCTCCTCCTGGATCTGCAGCACAATCGACTGAGCGATGGTGTCTTCAAGGCCGACACCTTCCAGGGCCTCAAGAACCTCATGCAGCTCAATCTGGCCCACAACATCCTGAGAAAGATGCCGCCCAAGGTGCCCCCAGTCATTCATCAGCTCTACCTGGACAGCAACAAGATCGAGACCATCCCCAAAGACTATTTCAAGAACTTCCCCAACCTCGCTTTCATCCGCATGAACTACAACAAGCTGTCCGACCGAGGGCTCCCCAAGAACTCCTTCAACATCTCCAACTTGCTGGTGCTCCACCTGGCACACAACAAGATCAGCAATGTACCGGCCATCAACAACAAGCTGGAACACCTGTACCTCAACAACAACAGCATCGAGA AAATCAACGGGACCCAGATTTGCCCCAACAACTTTGTGACCTTCCATGACTTCTCCTCGGATCTGGAAAATGTGCCTCACCTGCGCTACCTGCGGCTAGATGGGAATTTCCTGAAGCCGCCCATCCCGCTGGACCTAATGATGTGTTTCCGCCTCCTGCAGTCTGTGGTCATCTAG
- the Optc gene encoding opticin — protein MRLLAFLSLLALVLHEAGTASLPGERKREEQSPKEGDTYAFLHVGNYALSLEDYSDVIDLSSYEEPADYGDQTPEAKVDSLTLPTRTSPSQNTVAPNLTMTKPTTTGLLTSQSSHGLPTCLVCVCLGSSVYCDDADLKTIPPLPQMTTYLYARFNHISHIRAGDFKGLTKLKRIDLSSNSISSVHNDAFRLLPALQGLILSENQLAALPVLPSGIEFLDVRLNRLQSSGIQPEAFVALEKLQFLYLADNLLDSIPGPLPLSLRSLHLQNNVIETMERDTFCGPREHNPELRQLEDIRLDRNPINLSLFPEAYFCLPRLPVGRFT, from the exons ATGAGGCTCCTGGCTTTCCTGAGTCTGCTGGCCTTGGTGCTGCATGAGGCAGGAACAGCTTCTCTcccaggggaaaggaagagagaagagcagagtccCAAGGAAGGTGACACTTACGCATTTCTGCATGTGGGGAACTATGCCCTGAGCCTGGAGGACTACAGTGACGTCATTGACCTGAGCAGCTATGAGGAACCAGCCGACTATGGGGACCAGACCCCTGAG GCTAAAGTGGACAGTCTGACTCTCCCAACAAGAACCAGCCCCTCCCAGAACACTGTGGCTCCAAACCTCACCATGACCAAGCCTACCACCACCGGCCTACTGACCTCCCAGAGCAGTCATG gcctgcctacctgcctggtCTGTGTGTGCCTTGGCTCTTCCGTGTACTGTGATGATGCAGACCTCAAGACcattcctccccttccccagatGACCACCTACCTGTACGCCCGCTTCAACCACATCAGCCACATCCGGGCCGGAGACTTCAAAGGGCTGA CAAAACTGAAGAGAATTGACCTCTCCAGCAACTCCATCTCCTCGGTCCACAACGATGCCTTCCGCCTGCTGCCTGCCCTGCAGGGTCTCATCCTCTCAGAGAACCAGCTGGCAGCGCTGCCTGTGCTGCCCAGCGGCATCGAGTTCCTGGATGTCCGCCTGAATCGGCTGCAGAGCTCGGGGATACAGCCTGAGGCCTTCGTG GCCCTGGAGAAGCTTCAGTTTCTCTACCTGGCAGACAACCTGCTGGATTCCATCCCTGGGCCTTTGCCTCTGAGCCTGCGCTCCCTGCACCTGCAG AACAACGTGATTGAGACCATGGAAAGAGACACCTTCTGTGGCCCCAGGGAACACAACCCCGAGCTACGGCAGCTGGAAGACATCCGCCTGGACAGGAACCCGATCAATCTAAGCCTTTTCCCCGAGGCCTATTTCTGCCTGCCAAGGCTCCCTGTGGGCCGTTTCACCTAG